The following are from one region of the Polaribacter marinaquae genome:
- a CDS encoding glutaredoxin family protein, translating into MSNKLNIVLYGKQGHAYTVAFKNFLNSTDVPYTYKDISKDVEAREHSKELYNGVAKFPTLFVDDKVYLTPTTEEFNKIMQDLKLRA; encoded by the coding sequence ATCGTTTTATACGGTAAACAAGGGCATGCGTATACTGTAGCGTTTAAAAACTTTTTAAATTCTACAGATGTGCCTTATACATACAAAGATATCTCTAAAGATGTAGAGGCTAGAGAACACAGTAAAGAATTGTACAACGGTGTTGCTAAATTTCCGACTTTATTTGTAGACGATAAAGTGTATTTAACACCAACTACAGAAGAATTTAATAAGATAATGCAAGATTTAAAGTTAAGAGCTTAA